In Panacibacter microcysteis, the genomic stretch ACCAGCAGAAAGAACTTACAGTAAATGATTACAGGTACACCGAAATTCCACTCACCGCAAACGCGGGTACGTTAAACGAAGTTGTTGTTGTAGGCTATGGCACACAACGCAAAAGTGACGTTACCGGAGCAATTGCAAGTGTTAGTAAAAGTGTGCTTGCACAACCCGCTGCAGCCTTCGATAACCTACTGCAGGGCGCTGTGCCGGGTGTAAGTGTTACCCAGAGCTCCGGGCAGCCGGGCAGTACTGCTACCATTCGTGTACGTGGCGGCAATTCTATCTCGTTCGGCAACGATCCGTTGTATGTTATAGATGGTTTTATTGTTTACAACAACAACAGTTACGTAAATACCGGCGCATCCAACGGTGTGGGTGTAAATGCATTATCCACCATCAACCCGAGCGATATTGAATCAATTGAAATCCTCAAAGATGCATCTGCCACTGCCATCTACGGTTCACGCGGCGCAAACGGTGTTGTGATCATCACTACCAAACGCGGCAGGAAAAACAGCACAGAAATAAGCTATAACGCATACCTCGGTCAGCAGCAGGTACGTAAAAAGCTCGACCTGCTCAATGGCACGCAGTGGATGGCACTGGTAAACGACATTAACGAAAGCGACAATAAACCACACACTTTCACAGATTCCGCTATCGCAGCTATCGGCACAGGCTCAGACTGGCAGGGCGCTGCGCTCAAAAATGGTACCATGCAGAACCATGAAATTTCTTTTTCCGGTGGCGATGAGAAATCCAGGTTTCTCATTTCGGGCAACTATTTTAACCAGGATGGCATCGTGGTAAATACAGGTTTTAAACGTTACTCCGGCAGAATCAACTACGAAAGAAATGTCTCGGACAAACTGAAAGTCTCCGCCAATATTTTCGGAAGTTCATCCCGCGAGAACAAACTGTTTGGCAATGCTTATAACAGTATCAACTTTCAGAATACTGCTTATGCAAACCTGTTACAGCTTTCACCCATCGTTAAAATCTATAATGAAAACGGCACGTATAATATCTCAAGCCCCTACTCTGCTACACCAACAAACCTGCTGCAGGATATAAGTACCACTACCAATGTTAGCCTGCTGACGAGGATACTCAGCAACATTTCTGCTGAATATAAGCTGGTACCTGATCTTACGCTAAAAGTTACGGCGGGGGCTGATCTTATCAATGCCAAACAAAACTATTACGCGCCATCCTATACAGGCGCCCCTGCCGGCAACTCAACAGGGTTTGCTGTAAAAGGCTACGCCTCCGTTGGTTCTGTAAAAGCAACCACCTGGATCAACGAGAACACACTTACCTACGATCACGGTTTCAGTAACACGCATTTTGTAAATGTATTATTGGGGTACACCATGCAGCACCAGTCTGACGAATCTGCAGTGGCATCGGCACAAAACTTCCCCAACGATCTTACCAAATACAACAACCTGAACTATGCAAGCACACCGGTATTGTCCGTGTCTGATGCGCATGAATCTGCACTAAATTCCTACCTCGGCAGGGTTAGCTACTCTTACCTGCATAAATATAATGTTACAGCTACATTAAGGGCGGATGGTTCATCCAAACTCGGCGCAAACAACAGGTGGGGATATTTTCCTTCCATCGGTTTATCATGGAATGCAAGCCAGGAACAGTTCCTTAAAACACTTGCACCATTGGTCAGCAATATCAAACTGCGATTATCTGCCGGGCAAACGGGCAACTCAGAAGTACCGCCATATAGTTCACTGGCTGCCTTAACGCCCACCAATTATTACTTCAACAGCACACTTGTTACCGGTATCTCACCCGTACAGATCGCCAATCCTGATCTTAAGTGGGAAACGACCACACAATACAATGCCGGTCTCGATTTTGGCCTCTTCAATAACAGGGTCAATTTTACGGTCGATGTTTATCACAAAAAAACAACCGACCTGTTGCTGAATGTACCGTTTCCTTTATACTCGGGCTATGCAAGTTCTTTACAAAACGTAGGCAGCGTGGAAAACAAAGGATTTGAGTTCAGCATCAGTTCAGACAACATAAAAAACAGTGCAGTTACCTGGAAGTCTACACTGGTATTTGCATCAAATAAAAACACTATCCTTAGCCTTGGTGAAGGAACAGGTTTTTATTTTCCACTGGCACCAACAGGTTACGTGTCTCCTGTAATTGTTAAGGTTGGATTGCCCGTGGGTACATTCTGGGGTTATGAAACAAATGGTTTGCTTACCGCAGAAGACATTGAAAAAGGCGCACCAAAATTAACAGGTGTTCCGCAACTGCAGGGAGACAGGAAATACATAGATTCCAATGGTGATGGTGTGGTAAACACTGATGACAAACACAATCTTGGCAGCGCACAGCCAAAATTCACCTATGGTTTTTCAAACCAGCTTACATATCGCGGCTTCGATCTGTCATTCCTCCTCCAGGGTTCTTATGGCAATAAGATATTCAACTTCCTGCAGCAAAAGCTGGAGCTTACAACAGTAAATCTCAATGCATCTGCAACACTGCTCGATCGCTACAGTGCCACCAATCCAAACGGTACTATGCCGCGTGCAACAAATGCACCCGTATCCCAGGTGGCAGACATCTACGTGGAAGATGGTTCTTACCTGCGGCTTAAAAATGTAACGCTGGGTTACAATTTTGCCAAAGGACTGGTTTCAAAAATTCATGCGAAGAAAATAAGGCTGTATGTAACAGCGCAAAACATACTCACATTTACCAGCTACAGCGGCCTCGATCCTGAGGTTAACTTCTTCGATACCGATAACACCAAACAGGGAATTGATTATGGTGCTTACCCCAGTACCAAAGCATTTCTTGCCGGTATAAATGTCACATTCTAATTAACAGATCCATGAAAAGAATATTTGCAATTACCATACTTTCTACCGCGCTCTTCGCGTGCAATAAACTGGTAGAGGAACCTGGTTCTATCATAACAGGTTCGCAATTTTATAAAACATCTTCCGATGCTGTTGCCGCAGTTAATGCAGTGTACAGCGTACTGAATTCAGACCCTGCCGGAGACTTCCCGATGTATGGCAGAAACCTTAACCTGCTTACCGGTAATGGCAGTGATGACCAGGTGTTCAGCCCGTCAAATACCAACCCGGATGTCAGGGCACTGGGCACCGCCACTTACGTACCCGCCAATGACCGCATAAAAAAGAACTGGCAGCAGCATTACTTTGGTATAAGCCGTGCAAACGTGGCCATTGACAATATTCCACTGGTTACAATGGACACCGTTTTGCAGGCCAGGCTGGTACGGGAAGCAAAATTTTTACGTGCACTGTTCTACTTTAACATCGTGCGTTTATGGGGCGATGCCCCCCTCGTGCTGCATGATCCTGTAAGTACTGATGTGAATGCACTGAAGGTGCCACGCTCACCAAAAGAAGCAGTGTATGCACAGATCATCAGCGATCTTACGGATGCCACCAATCTTCCTGCAGGCTTTACCGGTGCAGACAAGGGCCGTGCCACAGCAGGCGTCGCGCATGCATTACTTGCTAAGGTGTATGTTACCAGGAAAGAGTGGAACAAAGCATTAGCAGAATTGCATATTGTGATCAATGGAAACTATGGTTATGCGCTGTTCGATAATTACTACGACATTATTCAAAAAGCAACAAAGAACGGTAAAGAGCATATTTTTTCTGCGCAGTTTGAAAGTAACCTTGGTGCAAAAAACAGCACGCAAAGTCTAAGCAGTGCGCTCTTCAACTCTTACAACCCTTCTGTTTACCCCGGCGATGGCCCGGCAGACAGTTCGCTGTACCAGTTGTTTGATAACAGTGACACACGCCGTGCGGTAACTTTTTTTACCACGCAAACAAATCCGGCAACAGGGCAGGTGGTAAATTTTGGTGCACCGCGCTTTAATAAATTTATCGACTACTCCATTGCACCATTAACCGCGCAGGCCAACAGCGGCATCAACTACCCTGTCATACGCTATGCAGATATCTTGTTGCTGTATGCAGAAACGCTGAACGAAATAAATGGCGCACCAACTGCAGAAGCTTATACAGCCATTAACCAGGTACGTACAAGAGCACACATCAGCAATCTTACAGAAGGCTTGTCACAGGCGGCTTTCAGAGATGCGGTATTCGAAGAACGCCGTAAAGAGTTTATACAGGAAGGCCAGCGATGGTTCGATCTTTCGCGGAGAGGTGGTACCTACTTATACGACGCGCTTAAAAAGATCAGCGCCAAAACAGGTGCTGCTGTAAAAGATACATTGTATCCTGTGCCACAGGCTGAAATAGATCTCAATCCTTTGCTTATACAAAACCCGGGCTGGTAGTATATCACCCGCTATGTATGCAAAGATTTTTTTAGGGGTTGAACAAGCAACAGAATAAGCATTGGGCTGCTGTTGCGTCGCACACTTGTACAGGTAGTTCTCTATGGAGCACTTTAAACCAACCATGCCGAATTATCAACTGAAAGTACAAGAGTGCGACGCAACAGGCGATGCCATCAGCACTGCAGCCGGGCTCATTATTAAAACTCATCACACAAATTACATACTATGAAAAAAAATGCACTGCTCTGCCTCTCGGCAGTATTGATATCTGTAGTAAATGTGCATGCACAAACACAAGAGCGTTACGAAGGTAAAATTGGTAAAACCTTTGATGAATCGAAGGAATGGTGGCCAAAGCCTGTAACGCCACCGGCAGATGCACCAAACGTTATCTGGATCTTACTGGACGATGTTGGCTTTGGTGCCTCTACCTCTTTCGGTGGTCTGATTAAAACACCCATGATCGACTCGCTTGCCGGCAATGGCCTGCGTTACACCAATTTCCATACCTGTGCCATATGCGCACCTACACGTGCCGCATTGCTAACCGGAAGAAACAGCGCATCGGTACACATGTCTGGTTTTGCGCATTACTGGGGCAGCGCAGGTTTTCCCGGGTGGGATGGCTATATACCCGAAAAAGACGGCACCGCAGCAGAGATACTCAAAAGCCAGGGCTATGCAACTTTTGCGGTAGGTAAATATGGCGTAACACCAGATGCAGAAGCTTCAGACGCCGGGCCATTTGATCACTGGCCGCTCGGTAAAGGCTTTGAGCATTTCTTTGGTTTCCTCGGTTCAGAAACCGACCAGTACAAACCTGCACTTGTAGAAGACAATGCATTTATACAGCCCGACGGCAGGCACTTTAGTGAACAGCTTACAGACAAGGCCATCAGCTACATTGCCAAACAAAAAAAAGCCGCACCGGGCAAACCATTCTTTTTGTACTACGCCCCCGGCGCAACACATGCCCCACACCAGGTGCCCGATAAATGGAGAGACATTTACAAAGGTCAGTTTGCTGATGGCTGGGATGCATACCGCGAAAAGGTTTTTGCCAACCAGCAAAAGATGGGGCTGCTGCCTGCCTACGCAAAATTACCGGAACGCAACCCGCTTGTTGCAGCATGGAAATCATTACCGGCAGGCGAACAAAAATTATATGCACGTTTCATGGAAGTGTACGCAGCCTACCTGACATACACAGATTATGAAATAAGCCGCGTGGTTAACTACCTGAAAGAAATCAACCAGCTCGACAATACCATGATCTTTGTTTTAATTGGCGACAACGGTGCAAGTAAAGAAGGTGCTGATAATGGCGTGGTGGAAAAAGCATGGGGACCACGATACGACAAGAACATTACAAGAGCACAATATATTCAGAAGAACGAAGATGCGATAGATAAAATAGGTACACCTGAATCAGAACCCAATTACCCGCTCGGCTGGGCGCAGGCATGTAATACACCGTTCAAATACTGGAAGCAGGATGCCAACAGCGAAGGCGGCACGCACAACCCTTTGATCATATTTTATCCCAGGAAAATAAAAGACAAAGGCACGTTACGCAATCAGTACAGCCATGTAACAGATATTCTGCCCACAACACTCGAGTTTGTTGGCATACAGCCTCCTGCAAGCATCAGGAATATACCCCAGGATTCTTTGCAGGGTACATCACTGGTGTATTCTTTCAACAACGCTTCTGCCGCATCAACACATACAGAACAATACTATTACATCTTCGGCTCCAGGGCCATGTATAAAGACGGCTGGAAAGCCGCTGCAGCACACCATCCGGATGCGATTGACCTGGCGTCATTTGGTGATAAACCAATACCCGCAGCCGATTACAATAAAGATGTATGGACTTTGTATAACCTGAACGAAGACTTCAATGAACGCGTCGATCTTGCGAAGCAGTATCCTGAAAAATTGAGGGAGTTAAAGGCACTCTTCGATGCAACGGCCACAAAGTACAACCTCTACCCGCTTATCGACTTTTCTGATGTTTACCAGCAGAAATTTATCAATTCAAAAAAGGCAGTGAATTACAGGGTGCCGCCACCGCCACCGGGCAGGAAACAACCTGTAACAAAAACTGCTGCCACCACAACAACAAACAACTAACATGAAATATTTCTTACCACGCAAAGCCCTGTATGCAACAGGCTTTGCATTTATCACCGCATCAGTAATGACTGATGCCTGCGCCCAGGAATCCTACAAGGGAAAGATCGGGAAAACACTTGCAACATCTGAAGAGTGGTGGCCTGCACCGGTAAGCACCCCTAAAGATGCACCCAACATTGTGTGGATACTGTTGGATGATGTAGGTTTTGGTGCATCTTCTGCATTTGGCGGGCTTATCAGCACACCCACATTTGATTCACTTGCAGCCAATGGTTTAAAGTACACCAACTTTCATACCTGTGCCATCTGCGCACCTACCCGTGCAGCATTGTTAACAGGCCGAAACAGTGCATCAGTGCATGTTTCAGGGTTTTCACATACAATGCTGTCTGCCGGTTTTCCGGGTTGGGATGGTAAAATTCCCGCACAGGATGCAACCGTAGCAGAGCTCTTAAAAGAGTATGGTTACAACACATTTGCCGTAGGCAAATATGGTGTAACGCCTGATGAGGATGCCACCGATGCCGGCCCTTTCGACCGCTGGCCATCTGGCAAAGGCTTTGAACATTTCTATGGATTTCTGGGTTCGCAAACAGACCAGTATAAACCAGACCTCGTAGAAGACAATGCACACATTCAGCCTACAGGCAATAACCTGAATGAAGACATTACCACCAAAGCAATTTTTTATATAGACCGGCAAAAGAAAGCCGCGCCCGGCAAACCTTTCTTTTTGTATTATGCGCCCGGCGCCACTCATGCGCCCTTCCAGGTACCAAACGACTGGCTGGATCTTTATAAAGGAAAATTTGATGACGGCTGGGATGCTTACAGGGAGCAGGTGATAGCCAACCAGAAAAAAATCGGCATCATTCCTCAACAGGCAACACTGCCGGAAAACAACCCCGGCATTGTTCCATGGAATACATTGTCTCCCGAACAAAAAAAGACCTACGCAAGGTTTATGGAAGTGTACGCCTCTTACCTTACTTACATCGATGCACAGATCGGCAAACTGGTAGGGCACTTAAAAGACATCGGGCAACTTGACAATACAATGATCTTCCTCATGATCGGCGATAATGGTGCAAGTAAAGAAGGCTCGTACAATGGTGTGCTCGACCGCGGCCCCACTGCGCGGCAGTTAACAGATGAAGATGCTGTAAGAGATAACCTGCAGCGCATCGATCTGATCGGCACACCACAAGGCTCCCAGACGAATTACCCGCTTGGCTGGGCACAGGCATGCAATACGCCGTTCCGCTACTGGAAGCAGGATGCACACAGCGAAGGCGGCACCAGGAACCCATTGATCATCTTTTATCCCAAAGGCATCAAAGACAAAGGCGGTACCAGGAACCAGTACAGCCACGTGATCGATATACTGCCCACTACGCTGGAATACATTGGCATAAAAGCACCGCAATACCTGCGTGGCATAAAACAGGATTCCATACAGGGGCATTCACTCGTGTATTCTTTCAACAATGCCACCGCTGCATCAAAACACACGGAACAGTACTACTACATTTTCGGTTCAAGAGCCATCTACAAAGATGGCTGGAAGGCCGCTACCTATCATCATCCGGATTTTATTGACGAAAGGGTAAAAGACAGCGCATCACTCGCTGCTATCAAAAGAGATTTCAGTAAAGATGTTTGGCAGTTGTATAACATGAATGAAGACTTTAATGAACAGAATGATCTATCGGTTAAATACCCCGACAAGCTGAAAGCGTTACAGGCTTTGTTTGATGCAGATGCAACAAAATACGGCCTGTACCCGATGATCGATTGGGATGATGTACTGAAAAGGCGCATTCATAAAAACGGTGTTGCAGTTGCGCCTGCCGGCGGCGGACATTAGAAGCATATAATGTTACCGGCTGCAGTGCAGGTGGCATCGCCTGTTGTGTCACTCACTTCAACTGCAGCAAATGGCCGGGCAATGCGAAGACCGGTGCGTACGAATACTTTTTCTTAAGGGGTCAATTACGAAACAAACGACTGATAATTTATTATCCACAATTAAAATAAAAGTTATGGTATTACACGATTTTCTGCTGTTGTTTAAAAAGATAGCGGTGGGTGCTGCGCTATTCCTTGTGCCGCTGCTGCTCATCGTATCGATGCTATGGCTCATTCAATTTTACCTGTTAAACTAACCTTTTATATCATTAAAACCAAACACGATGAAAATGGAAAAAGAAATATCACGCAGGCTCGTGCGTGATATACTGCTAAGCGTAATGCTGTATGCATTGCCGGTGTTGCTCATGCTTGCATCCTTTTACCTTGGCAATGAAAGGCCATGGATTACATACCAGCCGGCGCCTGTAAAAGAATCATCAAATATTATTGTACAAATGTTCAGGCACCTGAATACATGGGGGCTTACCGCACTTGCTGTAATACTGGGTATCTGCGAGCTTGCCTATGGTTTATATGCCAATAAGTGGAGTAAGAATGAGCGAACACTGGATATTGTTTGTTTTATTGTTCCAAAAATTATTGCGCGCCCGTTTATTACATACGTAGGCTTGCTGTACCTGCCTGTGTTATTTCCCAACGGGAAAGATGCTTTTGCATGGGTACCATTCTGGTGGGGCTGCCTGATCATAGCTGTAGCAGATGACCTTAC encodes the following:
- a CDS encoding arylsulfatase; amino-acid sequence: MKKNALLCLSAVLISVVNVHAQTQERYEGKIGKTFDESKEWWPKPVTPPADAPNVIWILLDDVGFGASTSFGGLIKTPMIDSLAGNGLRYTNFHTCAICAPTRAALLTGRNSASVHMSGFAHYWGSAGFPGWDGYIPEKDGTAAEILKSQGYATFAVGKYGVTPDAEASDAGPFDHWPLGKGFEHFFGFLGSETDQYKPALVEDNAFIQPDGRHFSEQLTDKAISYIAKQKKAAPGKPFFLYYAPGATHAPHQVPDKWRDIYKGQFADGWDAYREKVFANQQKMGLLPAYAKLPERNPLVAAWKSLPAGEQKLYARFMEVYAAYLTYTDYEISRVVNYLKEINQLDNTMIFVLIGDNGASKEGADNGVVEKAWGPRYDKNITRAQYIQKNEDAIDKIGTPESEPNYPLGWAQACNTPFKYWKQDANSEGGTHNPLIIFYPRKIKDKGTLRNQYSHVTDILPTTLEFVGIQPPASIRNIPQDSLQGTSLVYSFNNASAASTHTEQYYYIFGSRAMYKDGWKAAAAHHPDAIDLASFGDKPIPAADYNKDVWTLYNLNEDFNERVDLAKQYPEKLRELKALFDATATKYNLYPLIDFSDVYQQKFINSKKAVNYRVPPPPPGRKQPVTKTAATTTTNN
- a CDS encoding SusC/RagA family TonB-linked outer membrane protein, producing the protein MNRLRRYNKSTIQQHLPVPGKHLPKQAAFTLLCILTCFFLFPGLHAQDKDYNLNIKGRIVDEKTKEPLAGASVHMKGTTHEVLTNEKGEFAFVTAQKIPIVYVVSYVGYQQKELTVNDYRYTEIPLTANAGTLNEVVVVGYGTQRKSDVTGAIASVSKSVLAQPAAAFDNLLQGAVPGVSVTQSSGQPGSTATIRVRGGNSISFGNDPLYVIDGFIVYNNNSYVNTGASNGVGVNALSTINPSDIESIEILKDASATAIYGSRGANGVVIITTKRGRKNSTEISYNAYLGQQQVRKKLDLLNGTQWMALVNDINESDNKPHTFTDSAIAAIGTGSDWQGAALKNGTMQNHEISFSGGDEKSRFLISGNYFNQDGIVVNTGFKRYSGRINYERNVSDKLKVSANIFGSSSRENKLFGNAYNSINFQNTAYANLLQLSPIVKIYNENGTYNISSPYSATPTNLLQDISTTTNVSLLTRILSNISAEYKLVPDLTLKVTAGADLINAKQNYYAPSYTGAPAGNSTGFAVKGYASVGSVKATTWINENTLTYDHGFSNTHFVNVLLGYTMQHQSDESAVASAQNFPNDLTKYNNLNYASTPVLSVSDAHESALNSYLGRVSYSYLHKYNVTATLRADGSSKLGANNRWGYFPSIGLSWNASQEQFLKTLAPLVSNIKLRLSAGQTGNSEVPPYSSLAALTPTNYYFNSTLVTGISPVQIANPDLKWETTTQYNAGLDFGLFNNRVNFTVDVYHKKTTDLLLNVPFPLYSGYASSLQNVGSVENKGFEFSISSDNIKNSAVTWKSTLVFASNKNTILSLGEGTGFYFPLAPTGYVSPVIVKVGLPVGTFWGYETNGLLTAEDIEKGAPKLTGVPQLQGDRKYIDSNGDGVVNTDDKHNLGSAQPKFTYGFSNQLTYRGFDLSFLLQGSYGNKIFNFLQQKLELTTVNLNASATLLDRYSATNPNGTMPRATNAPVSQVADIYVEDGSYLRLKNVTLGYNFAKGLVSKIHAKKIRLYVTAQNILTFTSYSGLDPEVNFFDTDNTKQGIDYGAYPSTKAFLAGINVTF
- a CDS encoding RagB/SusD family nutrient uptake outer membrane protein translates to MKRIFAITILSTALFACNKLVEEPGSIITGSQFYKTSSDAVAAVNAVYSVLNSDPAGDFPMYGRNLNLLTGNGSDDQVFSPSNTNPDVRALGTATYVPANDRIKKNWQQHYFGISRANVAIDNIPLVTMDTVLQARLVREAKFLRALFYFNIVRLWGDAPLVLHDPVSTDVNALKVPRSPKEAVYAQIISDLTDATNLPAGFTGADKGRATAGVAHALLAKVYVTRKEWNKALAELHIVINGNYGYALFDNYYDIIQKATKNGKEHIFSAQFESNLGAKNSTQSLSSALFNSYNPSVYPGDGPADSSLYQLFDNSDTRRAVTFFTTQTNPATGQVVNFGAPRFNKFIDYSIAPLTAQANSGINYPVIRYADILLLYAETLNEINGAPTAEAYTAINQVRTRAHISNLTEGLSQAAFRDAVFEERRKEFIQEGQRWFDLSRRGGTYLYDALKKISAKTGAAVKDTLYPVPQAEIDLNPLLIQNPGW
- a CDS encoding arylsulfatase gives rise to the protein MKYFLPRKALYATGFAFITASVMTDACAQESYKGKIGKTLATSEEWWPAPVSTPKDAPNIVWILLDDVGFGASSAFGGLISTPTFDSLAANGLKYTNFHTCAICAPTRAALLTGRNSASVHVSGFSHTMLSAGFPGWDGKIPAQDATVAELLKEYGYNTFAVGKYGVTPDEDATDAGPFDRWPSGKGFEHFYGFLGSQTDQYKPDLVEDNAHIQPTGNNLNEDITTKAIFYIDRQKKAAPGKPFFLYYAPGATHAPFQVPNDWLDLYKGKFDDGWDAYREQVIANQKKIGIIPQQATLPENNPGIVPWNTLSPEQKKTYARFMEVYASYLTYIDAQIGKLVGHLKDIGQLDNTMIFLMIGDNGASKEGSYNGVLDRGPTARQLTDEDAVRDNLQRIDLIGTPQGSQTNYPLGWAQACNTPFRYWKQDAHSEGGTRNPLIIFYPKGIKDKGGTRNQYSHVIDILPTTLEYIGIKAPQYLRGIKQDSIQGHSLVYSFNNATAASKHTEQYYYIFGSRAIYKDGWKAATYHHPDFIDERVKDSASLAAIKRDFSKDVWQLYNMNEDFNEQNDLSVKYPDKLKALQALFDADATKYGLYPMIDWDDVLKRRIHKNGVAVAPAGGGH